The following are encoded together in the Streptococcus oralis genome:
- the purM gene encoding phosphoribosylformylglycinamidine cyclo-ligase: MTNKNAYAQSGVDVEAGYEVVERIKKHVARTERAGVMGALGGFGGMFDLSKTGVKEPVLISGTDGVGTKLMLAIKYDKHDTIGQDCVAMCVNDIIAAGAEPLYFLDYVATGKNEPAKLEQVVAGVAEGCVQAGAALIGGETAEMPGMYGADDYDLAGFAVGVAEKSQIIDGSKVSEGDVLLGLASSGIHSNGYSLVRRVFADYTGEEVLPELEGKKLKEVLLEPTRIYVKTVLPLIKEELVNGIAHITGGGFIENVPRMFAADLAAEIEEDKVPVLPIFKALEKYGEIKREEMFEIFNMGVGLMLAVSPENVGRVKELLDEPVYEIGRIVKKENESVIIK; encoded by the coding sequence ATGACAAATAAAAATGCTTATGCGCAGTCAGGTGTGGATGTTGAAGCGGGTTATGAAGTTGTTGAGCGGATCAAAAAGCACGTGGCTCGTACGGAGCGTGCAGGTGTTATGGGAGCTCTAGGTGGTTTCGGTGGCATGTTTGACCTCTCAAAAACAGGTGTCAAAGAGCCCGTCTTGATTTCAGGGACTGACGGTGTCGGAACCAAGCTCATGCTGGCTATCAAGTACGACAAGCACGATACCATCGGGCAGGACTGTGTGGCCATGTGTGTCAATGATATCATCGCTGCAGGTGCGGAGCCTCTTTACTTCCTTGACTACGTCGCGACAGGGAAGAATGAACCAGCTAAACTAGAACAAGTCGTTGCTGGTGTGGCAGAAGGTTGTGTGCAGGCAGGCGCTGCTCTCATCGGTGGGGAAACGGCTGAAATGCCTGGTATGTATGGCGCAGATGACTACGATCTGGCTGGCTTTGCAGTCGGTGTGGCTGAAAAATCTCAAATTATAGACGGCTCAAAGGTGTCTGAAGGCGATGTTCTTCTCGGACTTGCCTCAAGTGGGATTCACTCAAATGGTTACTCCCTCGTTCGTCGTGTTTTTGCGGACTACACAGGTGAGGAAGTCTTGCCGGAATTGGAAGGCAAGAAACTCAAGGAAGTCCTTCTTGAGCCGACTCGTATCTATGTCAAGACTGTCTTGCCACTTATCAAGGAAGAGTTAGTCAACGGCATTGCCCACATCACAGGTGGCGGCTTTATCGAGAATGTTCCTCGTATGTTTGCGGCTGACCTAGCTGCGGAAATTGAAGAAGACAAGGTTCCAGTCCTTCCTATTTTCAAAGCTCTTGAAAAATACGGTGAAATCAAGCGTGAAGAAATGTTTGAAATCTTCAATATGGGTGTGGGACTCATGCTGGCAGTTAGCCCTGAAAATGTAGGTCGCGTCAAGGAATTGCTGGATGAACCAGTCTATGAAATTGGTCGCATCGTCAAGAAAGAAAACGAAAGTGTCATCATCAAATGA
- a CDS encoding class IIb bacteriocin, lactobin A/cerein 7B family codes for MNLNKWTELTEEELMNTEGGLITIAMIAGGVAIFLGGRLIGQDLKRKFG; via the coding sequence ATGAATTTAAATAAATGGACAGAATTGACAGAAGAAGAATTGATGAATACAGAAGGTGGCTTAATTACCATAGCCATGATTGCTGGAGGAGTAGCAATTTTCCTTGGTGGTCGATTAATTGGTCAAGATTTAAAACGTAAATTTGGATAA
- the purF gene encoding amidophosphoribosyltransferase, whose product MTYEVKSLNEECGVFGIWGHPDAAKLTYFGLHSLQHRGQEGAGILSNDQGQLKRHRDMGLLSEVFRNPANLDKLTGTSAIGHVRYATAGEASVDNIQPFLFRFHDMQFGLAHNGNLTNAESLKKELEQRGAIFSSTSDSEILAHLIRRSHNPNLMGKIKEALSLVKGGFAYILLFEDKLIAALDPNGFRPLSIGKMANGAVVVSSETCAFEVIGAEWIRDVKPGEIVIVDDNGIQYDSYTNDTQLAICSMEYIYFARPDSNIHGVNVHTARKRMGAQLAREFKHEADIVVGVPNSSLSAAMGFAEESGLPNEMGLIKNQYTQRTFIQPTQELREQGVRMKLSAVSGVVKGKRVVMVDDSIVRGTTSRRIVQLLKEAGASEVHVAIGSPALAYPCFYGIDIQTRQELIAANHTVEETRQIIGADSLTYLSIDGLINSIGIETDAPNGGLCVAYFDGDYPTPLYDYEEDYRRSLDEKTSFYK is encoded by the coding sequence ATGACATACGAAGTAAAATCTCTTAATGAAGAATGTGGTGTTTTCGGTATCTGGGGGCATCCAGATGCTGCTAAATTGACCTATTTTGGTCTCCACAGTCTTCAGCACCGTGGTCAAGAGGGGGCAGGAATCCTTTCTAATGATCAGGGGCAATTGAAGCGTCATCGTGATATGGGGCTTTTATCAGAAGTGTTCAGAAATCCAGCTAATTTGGATAAACTGACTGGAACGAGCGCGATTGGGCATGTTCGTTATGCGACTGCTGGCGAAGCTTCTGTAGACAATATCCAGCCCTTCCTCTTTCGCTTTCATGATATGCAGTTTGGACTTGCTCACAACGGAAACTTGACCAATGCCGAATCGCTCAAGAAAGAATTGGAACAAAGAGGAGCTATTTTCAGTTCAACTTCGGACTCGGAAATCTTGGCCCACCTCATTCGTCGGAGTCACAATCCGAACTTGATGGGCAAAATCAAGGAGGCGCTCAGCCTTGTCAAAGGTGGCTTTGCTTATATCTTGCTATTTGAGGACAAGTTGATTGCTGCGCTTGATCCTAATGGCTTCCGTCCGCTTTCTATCGGAAAAATGGCAAACGGAGCGGTGGTGGTTTCGTCTGAAACCTGTGCCTTTGAAGTCATTGGTGCCGAGTGGATTCGTGATGTGAAACCAGGAGAGATTGTAATCGTGGATGACAATGGGATTCAGTATGATAGCTATACGAATGATACCCAGTTGGCGATCTGCTCTATGGAGTATATCTACTTTGCCCGTCCTGACTCTAATATCCATGGTGTTAATGTCCATACAGCTCGCAAACGTATGGGGGCTCAATTAGCGCGTGAGTTCAAGCACGAAGCAGATATTGTGGTCGGTGTGCCAAATTCCTCGCTCAGCGCAGCTATGGGATTTGCAGAAGAATCTGGTCTACCAAATGAAATGGGTCTGATCAAAAACCAATACACCCAACGTACCTTTATCCAACCGACTCAAGAATTGCGGGAGCAAGGGGTGCGGATGAAACTGTCTGCTGTTTCGGGTGTTGTCAAAGGCAAACGTGTGGTTATGGTGGATGATTCCATTGTTCGTGGGACGACCTCTCGCCGTATCGTTCAGCTTTTGAAAGAAGCAGGTGCGTCTGAGGTTCATGTTGCTATTGGTAGTCCAGCGCTAGCTTATCCATGTTTTTACGGGATTGATATCCAGACGCGTCAGGAGCTGATTGCGGCCAATCATACGGTCGAAGAAACTCGCCAAATCATTGGTGCGGATAGCCTGACCTATCTTTCGATTGATGGCTTGATTAATTCTATCGGCATCGAAACAGATGCGCCAAACGGTGGTCTCTGTGTAGCTTACTTTGACGGCGACTACCCAACTCCTCTCTACGACTATGAAGAAGACTATCGTAGAAGTTTGGATGAAAAGACCAGTTTTTACAAATAG
- the comA gene encoding peptide cleavage/export ABC transporter, translated as MKFRKRHYRPQVDQMDCGVASLAMVFGYYGSYYSLAHLRELAKTTMDGTTALGLVKVAEEIGFETRAIKADMTLFDLPDLTFPFAAHVLKEGKLLHYYVVIGQDKKYIHIADPDPGVKLTKISRERFAQEWTGVSIFMAPSPSYKPHKEKKQGLLSFMPILLKQHGLITNIVLATLLVTLINIVGSYYLQSIIDSYVPDQMRSTLGIISIGLVIVYILQQILSHAQEYLLLVLGQRLSIDVILSYIKHVFHLPMSFFATRRTGEIVSRFTDANSIIDALASTILSIFLDVSTILIISLVLFSQNITLFFISLLALPIYTVIIFAFMKPFEKMNRDTMEANAVLSSSIIEDINGIETIKSLTSESSRYQKIDKEFVAYLKKSFTYSRAESQQKALKKVAQLLLNVAVLWLGAILVMDGKMSLGQLITHNTLLVYFTNPLENIINLQTKLQTAQVANNRLNEVYLVASEFEEKKTVEDLSMMNGDMTFKQVHYKYGYGRDVLSDINLTIPQGSKVAFVGISGSGKTTLAKMMVNFYDPSQGEISLGGVNLNQIDKKALRQYINYLPQQPYVFNGTILENLLLGAKEGTTQEDILRAVELAEIREDIERMPLNYQTELTSDGAGISGGQRQRIALARALLTDAPVLILDEATSSLDILTEKRIVDNLMALDKTLIFIAHRLTIAERTEKVVVLEQGKIVEEGTHAGLLAQDGFYAHLVNS; from the coding sequence ATGAAATTTAGGAAAAGGCACTATCGTCCCCAGGTGGATCAGATGGATTGTGGCGTGGCTTCCTTAGCCATGGTATTTGGCTACTATGGTAGTTATTACTCCTTGGCTCATCTACGAGAATTAGCCAAGACGACCATGGATGGGACAACGGCTTTGGGTTTGGTCAAGGTGGCAGAGGAGATTGGGTTTGAGACGCGGGCTATCAAGGCGGATATGACGCTTTTTGATCTGCCAGATTTGACCTTTCCTTTTGCGGCTCATGTGCTCAAGGAAGGGAAATTGCTCCACTACTATGTGGTGATAGGTCAGGATAAAAAGTACATTCATATCGCTGATCCGGATCCGGGTGTCAAGCTGACTAAGATTTCCCGTGAGCGATTTGCGCAAGAATGGACAGGGGTTAGTATTTTTATGGCGCCATCTCCGAGCTATAAACCTCATAAGGAGAAAAAACAGGGGCTCTTATCCTTCATGCCGATTTTACTCAAACAGCATGGCTTAATTACCAATATCGTCCTAGCGACACTCTTGGTAACACTGATTAACATTGTAGGTTCTTATTATCTACAGTCTATCATTGATAGTTACGTACCAGATCAGATGCGTTCGACCTTGGGCATTATCTCAATAGGACTAGTCATCGTCTATATCCTCCAGCAGATTTTGTCCCATGCGCAGGAATACCTTTTACTTGTTCTGGGGCAACGCTTGTCCATCGATGTGATTTTGTCCTACATCAAGCATGTTTTTCACCTGCCGATGTCCTTTTTTGCGACACGCAGAACAGGGGAAATCGTTTCTCGTTTTACAGATGCTAACAGTATCATCGACGCGCTAGCTTCGACCATTCTTTCGATTTTCCTAGATGTGTCGACGATTTTGATTATCTCGCTTGTGCTATTTTCACAGAACATCACGCTCTTTTTCATTAGTCTGCTTGCACTTCCTATCTATACCGTGATTATCTTTGCTTTTATGAAGCCGTTTGAAAAGATGAATCGGGATACCATGGAAGCCAATGCGGTTCTGTCTTCTTCTATCATTGAGGACATCAACGGTATTGAGACTATTAAATCTTTGACCAGTGAGAGTTCGCGCTATCAAAAGATTGATAAGGAATTTGTGGCTTATCTAAAAAAATCTTTTACCTATAGTCGGGCAGAAAGCCAGCAAAAGGCTCTGAAAAAAGTTGCCCAGCTCCTGCTCAATGTTGCCGTTCTCTGGCTAGGAGCTATTCTTGTCATGGATGGGAAAATGAGTTTGGGCCAGCTGATTACCCATAATACTTTGCTTGTTTACTTTACCAATCCTTTGGAAAATATCATTAACCTACAAACCAAACTTCAGACAGCGCAGGTTGCCAATAATCGCTTAAATGAGGTTTATCTAGTAGCTTCGGAGTTTGAGGAGAAGAAAACGGTAGAAGATTTGAGCATGATGAATGGAGATATGACCTTTAAGCAGGTTCACTATAAGTATGGCTATGGTCGAGATGTCTTGTCGGATATCAATTTGACCATTCCGCAAGGGTCTAAGGTAGCTTTTGTGGGGATTTCAGGTTCGGGTAAGACCACCTTAGCCAAGATGATGGTTAATTTTTACGACCCAAGTCAGGGAGAGATTAGTCTGGGTGGTGTCAATCTCAATCAGATTGATAAAAAGGCCCTGCGCCAGTACATCAACTATTTGCCTCAACAGCCCTATGTTTTTAACGGAACGATTTTGGAGAATCTTCTCCTTGGAGCCAAGGAGGGGACGACTCAGGAAGACATCTTACGGGCGGTTGAGTTGGCCGAGATTCGGGAGGATATTGAGCGTATGCCCCTGAATTACCAGACAGAATTAACTTCGGATGGGGCTGGAATTTCTGGTGGGCAACGGCAGAGAATCGCTCTGGCGCGTGCTCTCTTGACAGATGCGCCTGTCTTGATTTTGGACGAGGCGACTAGCAGTTTGGATATTTTGACAGAAAAGCGAATCGTGGATAATCTTATGGCTTTGGATAAGACCTTGATTTTCATCGCCCATCGCTTGACCATCGCTGAGCGGACAGAAAAGGTTGTTGTTTTGGAGCAGGGCAAGATTGTCGAAGAGGGCACCCATGCAGGCTTGCTTGCACAGGATGGCTTTTATGCCCATTTGGTCAATAGCTAG
- the plsX gene encoding phosphate acyltransferase PlsX: MKKIAVDAMGGDYAPQAIVEGVNQALADFSDIEIQLYGDESKIKQYLTATERVSIIHTDEKINSDDEPTKAIRKKKNASMVLAAKAVKEGEADAVLSAGNTGALLAAGFFIVGRIKNIDRPGLMSTLPTIDGKGFDMLDLGANAENTAHHLHQYAVLGSFYAKNVRGVSKPRVGLLNNGTESSKGDPLRKETYELLVADESLNFIGNVEARDLMNGVADVVVTDGFTGNAVLKSIEGTAMGIMGLLKTAITGGGLRAKLGALLLKDSLKGLKTQLNYSDVGGAVLFGVKAPVVKTHGSSDAKAVYSTIRQIRTMLETDVVAQTAREFSGE, encoded by the coding sequence ATGAAAAAAATTGCAGTAGATGCTATGGGGGGCGATTACGCACCTCAAGCCATCGTTGAGGGTGTCAATCAAGCCCTTGCTGACTTTTCAGATATTGAGATTCAACTCTACGGAGATGAAAGCAAGATCAAGCAATATCTAACGGCTACAGAGCGCGTCAGCATTATCCATACGGATGAGAAAATCAACTCAGACGATGAGCCGACAAAAGCTATCCGTAAGAAGAAAAATGCCAGCATGGTATTAGCAGCCAAGGCAGTCAAAGAGGGAGAAGCAGACGCCGTCCTCTCAGCTGGGAACACAGGTGCCTTGTTGGCTGCAGGATTCTTTATTGTGGGTCGTATCAAAAATATCGATCGTCCAGGACTCATGTCTACCTTGCCGACCATCGATGGAAAAGGCTTTGATATGCTAGATCTCGGTGCCAATGCAGAAAATACAGCCCATCATCTGCACCAATACGCTGTTTTAGGTTCCTTCTATGCGAAAAATGTTCGTGGGGTTTCGAAACCACGTGTTGGTTTACTCAACAATGGAACAGAAAGCAGCAAGGGCGACCCGCTTCGTAAGGAAACTTACGAATTGCTAGTAGCTGATGAAAGTTTGAACTTTATCGGAAACGTGGAAGCGCGTGATCTGATGAATGGCGTTGCGGATGTTGTCGTGACAGATGGTTTCACGGGAAACGCTGTTCTCAAATCCATTGAAGGGACAGCCATGGGAATTATGGGCTTGCTCAAGACAGCTATTACAGGTGGTGGTCTTCGAGCGAAGCTAGGTGCTCTACTTCTCAAGGATAGTCTTAAGGGGTTGAAGACACAGCTCAACTATTCAGATGTTGGAGGAGCAGTCTTGTTTGGCGTCAAGGCGCCAGTTGTAAAAACTCATGGCTCAAGTGATGCTAAGGCTGTGTACAGTACGATTCGTCAGATTCGTACTATGCTAGAAACAGACGTAGTTGCTCAAACTGCGCGTGAATTTTCAGGAGAATAA
- a CDS encoding GNAT family N-acetyltransferase codes for MIELKLVDESSFQAVLDLKISEADERARFVAPNVRSLADAWLYRKNEDVFPMAIYWDKQVVGFLLLEIDKDEAEYFIWRIMIGQQYQGRGYGRKALEVLIKEAQMDRACSHITADYVVGNEKMKHLLTSLGFQETGLIEENNEVAMRLDLKKEE; via the coding sequence ATGATTGAACTGAAATTGGTAGATGAGAGCAGTTTTCAGGCAGTGCTGGATTTGAAAATATCAGAAGCTGATGAACGAGCACGTTTCGTAGCTCCAAATGTTCGCTCTTTAGCTGATGCATGGCTCTACCGGAAAAACGAAGATGTGTTTCCGATGGCAATCTATTGGGATAAGCAAGTGGTTGGCTTTCTCCTGCTAGAAATAGACAAGGATGAAGCGGAATACTTTATCTGGCGGATAATGATTGGTCAGCAGTACCAAGGAAGAGGTTATGGTCGAAAAGCCTTGGAAGTTCTAATCAAAGAGGCTCAGATGGATAGAGCTTGCAGTCATATTACCGCAGATTATGTGGTTGGAAATGAAAAAATGAAGCACCTGTTGACTAGTCTGGGTTTTCAGGAAACAGGGCTTATAGAAGAAAATAACGAAGTCGCTATGCGCTTGGATCTAAAGAAAGAGGAATAG
- a CDS encoding acyl carrier protein translates to MTEKEIFDRIVTIIQERQGEDFDVTEALSLKDDLDADSVDLMEFVLTLEDEFGIEITDEEIDQLQSVADVVAIIKDKK, encoded by the coding sequence ATGACAGAAAAAGAAATTTTTGACCGTATTGTAACCATTATCCAAGAGAGACAGGGAGAAGACTTTGACGTAACAGAAGCCTTAAGTTTGAAAGACGATCTAGATGCGGACTCAGTGGATTTGATGGAGTTTGTCTTGACACTAGAAGATGAATTTGGTATCGAAATCACTGATGAGGAAATCGATCAACTTCAAAGTGTAGCGGATGTAGTAGCAATTATTAAAGATAAAAAATAG
- a CDS encoding class IIb bacteriocin, lactobin A/cerein 7B family, whose protein sequence is MTNFDNMEQNFVALTEEELTDVNGGSVTAVVVGGVLLIGGIAWGYFM, encoded by the coding sequence ATGACAAACTTTGACAACATGGAACAGAACTTTGTAGCTCTTACAGAAGAAGAGTTGACGGATGTGAATGGGGGGTCGGTTACCGCTGTAGTTGTAGGAGGTGTCTTACTAATTGGTGGTATTGCTTGGGGCTATTTTATGTAA
- the purC gene encoding phosphoribosylaminoimidazolesuccinocarboxamide synthase, with the protein MSKKLIYSGKAKDIYTTEDENLIISTYKDQATAFNGVKKEQIAGKGVLNNQISSFIFEKLNAAGVATHFVEKLSDTEQLNKKVEIIPLEVVLRNYTAGSFSKRFGVEEGIAFETPIVEFYYKNDDLDDPFINDEHVKFLKIADDQQIAYLKEETRRINKLLKVWFAEIGLKLIDFKLEFGFDKDGKIILADEFSPDNCRLWDADGNHMDKDVFRRGLGELTDVYEIVWEKLQGLK; encoded by the coding sequence ATGTCAAAAAAATTGATCTATTCGGGAAAAGCCAAGGATATCTATACAACTGAGGATGAAAATCTCATTATTTCAACTTACAAGGACCAGGCGACTGCTTTCAATGGTGTTAAGAAGGAGCAGATTGCGGGCAAGGGAGTGTTAAATAATCAGATTTCATCTTTTATTTTTGAGAAATTAAATGCGGCTGGTGTAGCGACTCACTTTGTGGAGAAACTTTCGGACACGGAACAACTCAATAAAAAGGTTGAGATTATTCCTTTGGAAGTTGTGCTCCGCAACTACACGGCTGGTTCCTTTTCAAAACGTTTTGGCGTAGAAGAAGGTATCGCATTTGAGACTCCAATTGTCGAATTTTACTATAAAAATGATGATTTGGATGATCCCTTTATCAATGATGAACATGTGAAATTCCTAAAAATTGCGGATGACCAGCAGATTGCTTACTTGAAAGAAGAAACCCGTCGTATCAATAAACTTTTGAAAGTCTGGTTTGCTGAGATTGGCCTTAAATTGATTGACTTTAAGCTAGAGTTCGGTTTTGACAAGGATGGTAAGATTATCTTGGCAGACGAGTTTTCACCAGATAACTGCCGTTTGTGGGATGCAGATGGCAACCACATGGATAAGGATGTTTTCCGTAGAGGATTGGGAGAACTAACAGACGTTTATGAGATTGTCTGGGAAAAGTTGCAAGGTTTAAAATAA
- the comB gene encoding HlyD family secretion protein has product MKPEFLESAEFYNRRYHNFSSRVILPMSLLFVFLLGFAVFAEKEISLSTRATVEPSRIIANIQSTSNQRIVANYLEENKLVKQGDLLVEYQQGAEAVQAEAYASQLEMLKDQKKQLGYLQSSLKEGSDQFPEADKFGYQEMFRDYLSQASSLRSNVSQQNASISSQNAAASQSQAEIGNLISQTEDKIRDYKTAKSAIEKGDQLDSQNAAYSFYQTYKNQAGDDSQAKSQVIAQVDAQIAQLESSLATYRVQYAGSGAQQAYATGLDSQLESLKSQHLVKVGQELTLLDQKILEAESGKKVQGGLLDKGKIIASEDGVLHLNPETSESTMVAEGTLLAQLYPSLEKEGKTKLTAYLSSKDVARVKIGDSVRYTTTNDAKNQIFLDSTITSIDATATKTEKGNFFKIEAETSLTPEQAESLRYGSEGRLTLITGKKSYLRYYWDQFLNRE; this is encoded by the coding sequence ATGAAACCAGAATTTTTAGAAAGTGCGGAGTTTTATAATCGTCGTTACCATAATTTTTCCAGTCGGGTGATTTTACCTATGTCACTTCTGTTCGTGTTTTTACTAGGATTTGCAGTTTTTGCAGAGAAAGAGATTAGTTTGTCTACTAGAGCTACTGTCGAACCTAGTCGGATCATTGCCAACATCCAGTCGACTAGCAATCAACGGATTGTGGCAAATTATCTGGAAGAAAATAAACTGGTCAAGCAGGGGGATTTACTCGTTGAGTACCAGCAGGGGGCGGAAGCTGTTCAAGCTGAAGCATACGCCAGTCAATTGGAGATGTTAAAGGATCAAAAAAAGCAGTTGGGGTATTTGCAATCCAGTTTGAAAGAGGGGAGTGATCAATTTCCAGAGGCGGATAAGTTTGGATATCAGGAGATGTTTCGAGACTATCTCAGCCAAGCTAGTAGTCTTAGGAGCAATGTTTCTCAACAAAATGCCAGCATCTCTTCTCAAAATGCAGCCGCAAGTCAGAGTCAGGCTGAGATTGGCAACCTTATCAGCCAAACAGAGGATAAAATCCGAGATTACAAAACAGCTAAGTCGGCGATTGAAAAAGGAGATCAACTGGATAGTCAAAATGCAGCCTACTCATTTTATCAGACTTATAAAAACCAAGCTGGAGATGATTCGCAAGCTAAATCGCAAGTTATTGCACAGGTGGATGCACAAATTGCCCAGCTAGAGTCTAGTTTAGCTACTTATCGTGTGCAGTATGCGGGTTCTGGAGCTCAACAAGCCTACGCAACGGGACTGGATAGTCAACTGGAATCCCTCAAGTCTCAGCACCTAGTCAAAGTCGGCCAGGAATTAACCCTTTTGGATCAGAAAATTTTGGAGGCAGAGTCGGGTAAGAAAGTCCAAGGAGGTCTGCTGGACAAGGGGAAAATTATAGCAAGTGAGGATGGGGTGCTTCACCTTAATCCTGAGACCAGTGAATCTACGATGGTTGCAGAAGGAACTCTGCTAGCCCAGCTCTATCCATCCTTGGAAAAAGAAGGCAAAACCAAACTCACAGCCTATCTCAGTTCAAAAGATGTTGCTAGAGTTAAGATTGGGGACTCTGTCCGTTATACTACGACTAATGATGCGAAGAATCAAATCTTCCTGGATTCTACGATTACAAGTATTGATGCGACAGCTACCAAGACTGAAAAGGGCAATTTCTTTAAAATAGAGGCGGAGACCAGTCTGACTCCTGAACAGGCAGAAAGTCTTCGCTATGGTTCAGAAGGGCGTTTGACGCTAATCACAGGGAAGAAAAGCTATTTGCGCTATTATTGGGATCAATTTTTGAACAGAGAATAA
- the recO gene encoding DNA repair protein RecO codes for MIQSITSQGLVLYNRNFREDDKLVKIFTEQAGKRMFFVKHAGQSKLAPVIQPLVLARFLLRINDDGLSYIEDYHEVMTFPKINSDLFVMAYATYVAALADVSLQDNQQDAPLFAFLRKTLELMEAGIDYQVLTNIFEIQILTRFGISLNFNECVFCHRVGQAFDFSFKYGACLCPEHYHEDERRCHLNPNIPYLLNQFQAIDFETLETISLKAEIKQELRKFMDQLYEEYVGIHLKSKKFIDSLADWGQLLKEENK; via the coding sequence ATGATTCAGTCTATCACGAGTCAAGGTCTCGTACTCTACAATCGTAACTTTCGTGAGGATGACAAGCTAGTCAAAATTTTTACCGAGCAGGCGGGCAAGCGCATGTTTTTCGTCAAACACGCTGGCCAGTCCAAACTAGCTCCGGTTATTCAGCCCTTGGTGTTGGCACGATTTCTCTTGCGAATCAATGATGACGGGCTTAGCTACATCGAGGACTACCATGAGGTGATGACCTTTCCAAAGATTAATAGTGATCTCTTTGTTATGGCCTATGCTACCTATGTGGCAGCTCTTGCAGATGTTAGTTTGCAGGATAATCAGCAGGATGCTCCCTTGTTTGCTTTCTTGAGAAAGACTCTGGAGTTGATGGAAGCAGGGATAGATTATCAGGTCTTAACCAATATTTTTGAAATTCAAATCTTGACTCGATTTGGAATCAGCCTTAATTTTAATGAGTGTGTCTTTTGCCATCGGGTGGGTCAGGCCTTTGACTTTTCTTTCAAATATGGAGCCTGCCTTTGCCCAGAGCATTATCATGAGGATGAGAGACGTTGTCATCTCAATCCCAATATCCCTTATCTGCTCAATCAATTTCAAGCCATTGATTTTGAAACCTTGGAGACCATTTCGCTTAAGGCAGAAATCAAGCAAGAGCTACGCAAGTTTATGGATCAACTCTACGAAGAGTACGTTGGGATTCACCTTAAATCAAAGAAATTTATTGATTCCCTAGCAGACTGGGGACAATTACTAAAAGAGGAAAACAAATGA
- the purN gene encoding phosphoribosylglycinamide formyltransferase yields MKKIAVFASGNGSNFQVIAEEFPVEFVFSDHRDAYVLDRADKLGVLSYAFELKEFESKADYEAALVELLEEHQIDLVCLAGYMKIVGPTLLAAYEGRIINIHPAYLPEFPGAHGIEDAWNAGVAESGVTIHWVDSGVDTGKVIKQVRVPRLADDTIESFEARIHEAEYKLYPEVLDSLGVERR; encoded by the coding sequence ATGAAAAAAATAGCGGTTTTTGCCTCTGGTAATGGCTCAAATTTTCAGGTGATTGCTGAAGAGTTTCCAGTGGAGTTTGTTTTTTCAGACCATCGTGATGCTTATGTGCTCGATCGTGCAGACAAGCTCGGCGTTCTGTCCTATGCTTTTGAACTCAAGGAGTTTGAGAGCAAGGCAGACTATGAAGCAGCCCTTGTCGAACTCTTGGAAGAGCACCAGATTGACTTGGTTTGCCTAGCAGGCTACATGAAAATCGTTGGCCCAACCTTGCTAGCAGCTTATGAAGGTCGGATTATCAACATTCATCCTGCCTACCTTCCAGAATTTCCAGGAGCTCATGGGATTGAGGACGCTTGGAATGCTGGGGTTGCTGAGAGCGGTGTGACCATTCACTGGGTGGACTCAGGTGTGGATACAGGCAAGGTCATCAAACAAGTCCGTGTGCCACGTCTAGCTGATGATACCATCGAAAGCTTTGAAGCTCGTATTCATGAAGCAGAGTATAAGTTGTATCCAGAGGTGTTGGATAGTTTGGGAGTGGAGAGAAGGTAA